The following coding sequences lie in one Rutidosis leptorrhynchoides isolate AG116_Rl617_1_P2 chromosome 4, CSIRO_AGI_Rlap_v1, whole genome shotgun sequence genomic window:
- the LOC139843290 gene encoding uncharacterized protein, which yields MSLLPDADDRKITPADHDIPYSTEFVPPESFWLSKDSEFDWFDRNAFLERKESTKRNTNSYSRSNSQKFTVNLKSKPAIIGLPKTQKNTHVDTNRRQCKPANVRLFPKRSGSGKRTVTEPSSPKVSCIGRVRSKRCPNRRRASSTAPAPATVKKPAKSVNQPKTGLISRITSLFRSDGDRRKKSNKSSSKVNEQQDNSYSRRNTVKPVNSEPTTPPEPPVLGGMNRFASGRRSVAWSDDIDGSR from the coding sequence ATGTCTCTACTACCTGACGCCGACGACCGGAAAATCACGCCGGCAGATCATGATATTCCATACAGCACTGAATTCGTTCCACCTGAATCATTCTGGCTATCAAAAGACTCCGAATTCGATTGGTTCGATCGTAACGCTTTCTTAGAACGAAAAGAATCAACAAAACGAAACACGAATAGTTACTCGAGATCAAATTCGCAGAAATTTACAGTCAATTTGAAATCAAAACCGGCGATTATCGGTTTACCTAAAACGCAGAAGAATACTCACGTTGATACAAATCGCCGGCAGTGTAAACCTGCGAACGTACGGTTGTTTCCTAAACGATCTGGTTCAGGTAAACGAACGGTGACTGAACCTTCGTCACCTAAAGTTTCGTGTATTGGAAGAGTTAGATCTAAACGTTGTCCTAATCGCCGTCGAGCTTCTTCTACGGCGCCGGCTCCGGCAACGGTAAAGAAGCCGGCCAAATCTGTGAATCAACCAAAAACTGGTTTAATTTCACGTATAACTTCGTTATTCCGGTCTGATGGTGATCGCCGGAAAAAAAGTAATAAGTCGTCCTCTAAAGTCAACGAACAACAGGATAACTCGTACTCGAGAAGAAACACGGTTAAACCGGTGAATAGTGAACCGACAACGCCACCTGAACCGCCGGTTCTAGGAGGTATGAACCGGTTTGCTTCTGGCCGGAGATCAGTGGCGTGGTCTGATGATATTGATGGTAGCCGGTAA